The Triticum aestivum cultivar Chinese Spring chromosome 4B, IWGSC CS RefSeq v2.1, whole genome shotgun sequence sequence GGCCGAAGCACTACGCATCAAAGCAGCCTTTCTGCTGGTTGAATTTCTACATGCCGCATGATGATTGTTCAgatatttttttttctcttttgagaAACCTGATGATTTTTTGGATGTTCCGTCGCTCGTGTGGCGACGCTGGATTCGGGCTGGTTTGGCAGCGCCCTTTCTCTCGCGCGCGCGAACCCTGAAAACGACAGCCAGCGCATCCATCCATGTTCGTTGGGAGTTGCTTTCCCTTCTGGAAGCGCGGACCAGCGGAGAGAAACTTGGTCCGTCCATTTCGAGATGCGCCGTACGATGCCGAGGGCCCATGTGCCAAAAGGTCCCGATGAAGCTCCCGCAGCTGGATACTGGTGGTCCGCTGGATGTTCGTGTAGCCTCAGCGGAACCTTGGAAAAGAAAGCAGCTGTACAATGATGGATGCATCATGGAGTATATCATATGCGTGCATGTTGGATGCTGGGTTGAACcaatatatttttttctttctggaCAAGGCATCTTGATAGGTAAATTTGATGTAATATGATGGTGAATCCCGACCACTCTTCTAAGCCAACACATCATCCTCGGATAGGATAGGCACATGAGCCGAACCCATGTGTATATATACATATACTGGTAGTGGGAGTTGAAAATTGGAACCCCTTTTTTGTCTGTGATATAGTAGTAGTACATCAACAGCGATCATGAATATGCTTGACCGTAAGGTATGGGGATGAAGCTTCTTGTCAGCCCTCTCCTGAGTCTCCTCTCCAGCAGTAGCAGACATGGAGTAGTGTAGCGTGTCTTGTGTTGATCATGACGTACATCATCTGAAGTTTCTTTGTTGGTTCTACGGATCTTACCGCCTTTACTGACATGGGCTTGAGCGCATGTCAAACCTCCCTCTTTTCTTGACACCTGGACTGGTTGTGCCATGCTGATTACAGCCCCTAGAAGCAGCTGCGGTTAAGTATGGTTACTACTAGTACTCCCCCgtttcataatataagaacgttttttacactacactagtgtaaaaaatgttcttatattattgaacggagggagtaccttttttCAGTGAGTGGTTGAGAAACTGAGGCGGTTACTACAGCAGCAGGAGGCCTTTGACCTTAGCACTGAGCCTGGAGCATCTACTGCAACCGATGAGCCGTGTCATCTTTTTTCTCCTGTGATGAGATTCAAAAGTGAGTGGAAGTGGGGAGTTGTTGCTGTAATGGTGACCACTCGCAGAAAAAGCTCCGGGCCGTGAATCGTCTCTGGCCCGGGAGACACAAGTAACACGGGCCATACGACGAGACGAGCAACGGTGGGCATTGTAGTTTACCAAAAGAAAAGACAGGAAGAGCGCATCGGAAAGGGGAATCGATAAAGGGAGCCTGTGTTGTGCTCGTTCCTTCCTTGAATTTTACATACAGGACAAAGTCTTATTTCTCTACGTCTTAAAACTGAATTTAGCTTGATTCTTTGAATGGCGCCACTAGTGCGTGCGTACGTACTTTTGTGCTGCCAAACCTACGAAGATGTGGCTGGATTGCTCGATGATCGGACAGAAATAACGTGTGGGCACGTCAACAATAGAGTAGGCACCGCAAAAAGAAAAATCGAGAGTAGTATACACCAGGCGGCAAGCCCGTCAAGCAATTCAAAGGAAAAAACGATAGAGTAGTAtttataaaagaaaaagaaaaggacctTGGAGAGCAGCTAAATGGCTTCCTTGTCTGTGAATagtaaataataaaagaaaaaggaaaggaccTTGGAGAGCAGCTAAATGGCTTCCTTGTCTGTGAacaataaataataaaagaaaaatgaaaggacCTCGGAGAGCAGCTAAATGGCTTCCTTGTCTGTGAACAGTAAATAATaaaaaaaaaactgatttttttacaTAAGAGATGTTTGAGTGTGTGATGACTGTCAATTTTTAGCGTGATTGTACATCAGAGTAGCTCTCAGAAAGTAATAGGGTTTGTGAAAAAGTTTACTagttcccgcaaaaaaagaagtttacTAGTTCCTGCATGGATTGAATTTTTTTTTtctgagagctactcagatgtccgaGCACACTAAAAATGGGTATGGACCTCACGCACCTAAACACCTTCCATTCAAGCATAATTTTGACTTGTTTTAGTGTTTCTGAGTTTGGGTCTGGAAATGGATATTCGAGGACCTTGCTGCTTTTCACTTCAAAATAATCAGAAGGAATCccgcagaaaagaaaagaaacgaaAGTACATAGTAGAATCGCCTCTCCAGCGGCGGAGCCGATCCGGGCGGCGGGCAGCGCCGAACCATCCATCCCGCCCCTCTGCCTTGGCTGAGGCTTTGACTCCCTGCCAAGCTGACCGGTCAACGTAACGCAGCCGCTTAACTAACGCCGTGACACCACGCACTGGCGTGTCGCGGCAGCCCGCGTGGCGTCGCCGTCACCAGCGACGTCACCGCCGCGAGCGAGTGCGCTGCGCCGTCCCACATAAAAACGAAACCACCCACTCACCCACCACGCaattcccctcccctcccctctccaGGTCTCCTCCCCACTGCCTGCCCGAAACCCCCAATTCGAAAATCGATTGGGGATTTCGGCGTCCCGAGCTCCCCCCAGATCCGCGCCTCCGGCTGGTTCGCTCCGCCGCCCGTCCGATCCGCGTCTGCGGCCGCCGTCGGAGCTGACCGGCCCGCGGCTCGATTCGTCCGGGGGATTTGTCGAGGGGCTCTCGCTCGCTCCCGATGGCGTCGTCCCCGGTCTCCTACTGGTGCTACCACTGCAGCCGCTTCGTGCGGGTCTCCCCGGCCACCGTCGTCTGCCCCGACTGCGACGGCGGCTTCCTCGAGCAGTTCCCGCAGCCTCCGCcgccgcgcggcggcggcggcagcggccggcgCGGGGCGATGAACCCGGTGATCGTGCTGCGGGGCGGCTCGCTCTCCGGCTTCGAGCTCTACTACGAGGACGGCTCCGGCGACGGGCTGCGGCCGCTGCCCGGCGACGTCTCGCACCTCCTCATGGGGTCGGGCTTCCACCGCCTGCTCGACCAGTTCTCGCGGCTGGAGGCGGCCGCGCCGCGCCCGCCGGCCTCCAAGGCCGCGGTCGAGTCGATGCCGTCCGTCACGGTCGCCGGGGGAGGTGGGGCCCACTGCGCGGTGTGCCAGGAGGCCTTCGAGCCCGGCGCCGCTGCTCGGGAGATGCCGTGCAAGCACGTCTACCACCAGGACTGCATCCTCCCATGGCTCTCCCTCCGCAACTCCTGCCCCATCTGCCGCAGCGAGCTTCCGGCGGCAGCCGTGCCTGAGGCGGAGGCGGATGCCGGGCTCACCATCTGGCGACTCCCCCGCGGCGGATTTGCGGTTGGAAGGTTCGCCGGCGGGCCCAGAGAGCAACTGCCGGTTGTCTACACGGAGCTGGATGGTGGTTTCAGCAACGGCGTCGGGCCGAGGCGGGTGACATGGCCAGAAGGAGAAGGACAGGTGGACGGCGGTGAAGGTCGGATTCGCCGTGTATTTAGGAACCTGTTTGGGTGCTTTGGCCGGGGCGGCCGGCCTGAGAGTTCCTCGCAGTCCCGTAGTGGCTGAGCAATGTTCTTCCTGGTAACTCACTTTCAATTGATGATAGTGGTGAATAAGTAGGAGTTAGTATAAGGAGGAAACCCCAGGTGATGAGTTATTGGTTAGTTTGATGTAAATGAAGGGCTTGCATTTCCCCCCTTTTGTCTCGTTTTAAGAATTTAGAGTTGGCCATGAGCAAACTATTCAGAAATGAAATTTGATAGCAAATCAGGAAGAACAAGCCCAAGCCTTCAAGAATGGGATAGCAGTGAATTATGGGGGAAATCAGTCACTGGCAATATTCTAGGCAAAAAGAACAATTGGTGTTCTCACTTCTGTATTGTTTGTGCATATACTGGATTCGTTAAGATAAATTTCGATTTTGCATTATGTTGGTCCCATACATGAAATTTCAATATACTTGAGTACTTCTGTTTTTGTTGTATTATTCCTCTGGCTAAACCTCTTTTTTGTTTCAACATAAGATATCCTTAGTTCTGTTATAAGTTGTAACAACGGCCGTTGATTTACTCGTAGTTGGTTAAATCTAGGGCTGCTAAATAGGGATAGCTTGCACACAATATAAGTGATGTTTTGAATTTCTTATTTTTTTTGGATGTGCCTTCTACATGCTGGACTCTTAATGTTTTCATTTGCACTGCTAAATAGAGAAACTAAAGAAGTCCATTACAGGGTTTTGATGCTCAACCGATTCAAGTGTTATGTCTGTAACATTGGGATACCGATCTAGATTGATTTCTTCCGTGAATTGAACTAGTGTGGGGGTCCATATGAATGAAGTGATTACTGAAGAAATGTCTACCATATTCGTAAGATGATATTCTGTCATTATATTTCTATCACAGCAATTAGCAGTTTGTGGCATGTATAAGAGATGTTGAAGTGGAGTTTTTTGGACCGCAAATCCAAATGGAGTTCTCTGTTCCTTTCTTCATATATGTATAAAGTTGCTGGGAATGCCATGTTATTCTTTTCCAAGTTCATGTTGGGCTGAATTCTGAACAATGTTAGTTATCTTGCAGTAGGCATGACACTCTTTGTCTATTTTCATCATTGTAGTTCATTTCTCTTGTTTGATGGTCATACAAGTTAGTGCATAGTGGTTGGCCTAATTTGGATGTTCTACTTCTCATTTCTTCTGTAGATTTATTCTGTATAAAATAGTGGCAGGATGATCTTCAGCAGAACCAATGGAATTGCTATCTATTTCTCTTTTGAAACTCACCCATAGTGAGTTCTGTTGCTCATGTAGGAATATATCTACAGTAATTCTCTGGTTAGTTGTGGCATTGCACATGAATAATTTGCTAAAGCTATCAACTCTGTATGTTCAATAGTCCATGTTTTAATGCTATTCAAGAAAAAGGGCCTTGTCCATTCTGTTTTACATAGCTGTAATCCATTTTTGCCCATGGTTTGGATTTGCTTGTGACCATTCTCTTATTTGCCTTATATTGTATCATCATTTGTTTGTAAATTGCATTGCTTCTAAACCGACCATGTATTCAAGTTGTTATTGTTTGGACTTACTGGTAATTTCTCGGCTGCTTAGAGCAGAAGGCTGTCTGGCAAACCACATATGGTCTCTGCTTTGCTCACTAacttatttttcttgcatttcctTGACATGTCTGTTGTTGGACTTGTTTCTAATTGTCTTATGAATAGTGAAATATCCTATGCTCATTTGTGTTGCCTGCAGCCTAGAGCTAAATATCAATTGCATGTCTTTCATGCTTCATACCAATGATAAGAAAGAAGGGTTCAATTCTTAGAAGCTAAAACTTGGATGGTAGTCCACAGTTAGTAAAAAATCTTTCTAGTTTTGCTATCTGCTACTTGTGCTCCATCATGATATACCTGTGCTTCATAGCTTCTCATGGTCATCAACTGTTTGCTCCTAATCTCTATCCAGTTGGCTAGTAACCGAGGACATGTGCTAACTATAgttacttcctccgtccggaattatCTGTTGCTGAAATGAGTTTATCTACCACGTTTACGTCTCCTCTTTCAATTGCTGCCTCTGAGTTGTCATTTAGTGACCGACATGTTCTTCCTCTTCAGTTGTTTTCTTTACCCTTTACACCATACCTCTTTTGTCTTGGTGTTTTCTTGTTAAATTATTCGGACATGCACGTCTATGTTCTGTTACTAATAATACTGTCTCCTTTTTTTAGAATGGCTCCCAGATGAAACTGATACCATTTTGATGAGAGTCCTCATTGGCCTCCTTCCGGGAAGACTTGTTTGTATGATGTTCCGTTGGTAGTATGATGCCATGTTTGATTTTGACAAGGCTCTCTGAAGGAGTGGGGAACATGTTCAAGGTGGTGTCCATTTGTTTCATAAGGTTCTGACAGTACATCCTCGGAAGGGATATGGTCATATTAAAACATACTACTCCGtctcaaaatgtaagacgttttttgacataaaaaatcttacattatgggacggatcTTGGATTTTTATTGCCACGAAACGCGCTCTATGGTTGGCTGGACTCTCAGCATCAACCAATGTCGGTTGGCTGGACAGCTTCTTGGAGCATCCATGCCGCTATGTGCTGCATTTTCCCTGTGGATGACAAAAACTGGGGGTCCGCCTGAGGATCGCAACATGAGAGCCTCTGGCCAACACTGGGAAACAGTTGTCAGGTCAAGCGGGACTGGACCCATTCTAGGCCATTTGTAGCGAGCAAATCGCTTTCGCTCTCTCGCTCTCTCTTGGCCTTGTGACTCGTGAGTGATCCTCTTCGATTGAGGTGGGCATCTTCCGTTAGGTGGCAGATGTGGAGGTCGAGTCTGGCCTTGATGCTAATCGGGGAAACGTTTGGCACGATGGCTCCAGGTTTCGGAATGCGTTGCTGGACCTGCAGAAGCCCCAGCTATTCTAGGAACATCATTGTTGGTGCTGGGAACATCATTGCTGGTGCTGGGCTTGCAACGCGTACTGTTGTGCAGTGCGATTTGTGCTGTCGTACGGGAATCGGCGGATGGTAATAAAGAGTAGTACGGACTTTTCGATATTCTAATGGTTTTTCTGCTTCAGGACTCAGGAGCGGGGTTGTCTGTGTGTAGTGGTGTCTTTGTACTGCTGCTTTGGTGAGGCTCCATGTTTTCTGAAAGTCCCACCTCACTTTGTTCGCTTGGTTCTCTCGCTTCCCGATGTGCCGACCATCATCTTTGCAGCAGCATCCCCGTCttcgttcatccttgttcaccTCCGATCACTGTTGCCGCCAACAGCACGGCGCGGCCCAACTGCCTTGCGATGTGCACAACTTTTGTTTTTCTCGGCAACACGCACAGCTACGCAGGTACTTTCCCCTTAAAAAGAAGATATGcaggtacttcctccgtcccataatatatgaGGCATTTTCCGTTTTCCTTTTTCTCTAAGTCCCGGAATACTAACATTTATTTCATTTGTTTATATAATTTGGTTAACGATAGGATTTCTTTTTATGTTTCTCAGAGTGTTagtatatttttttttgaaaaatcaccgAAGGAGgagctccccacctgaatatatttctcaATGCTTGTGACCCATCGTTGGAGTGGTTACAAGGTGAAATTACATAGGCACGTGTAATCGTGATAAGAGGTGGGAACGCCATGAGGAGGCGGCCTGCTTGTGCTCTGTTTTCTTCATCCTGTGCATCCAGAGCATGAGATCATCAATGATTCTCTTAAGGGTGAGGGTACTGCAATGGTTTTGTTGCTTGAAGGTCATAGCATTTCTGGAATCCCAGATCTTCCATAGAATAATGAGGAGGATGGAGTGCCATATAGCCGCATCTAGCTGAGAGGGGAGACGGCAGTCCCATAGGCCGTCAATGGTGGCCGAGGGGCAAATGCCAATCCTTTGCCATATCCGCTGTGCGAGTGGGCAGGTGATGAATATGTGCGAGTGAGTCTCACCATCGAACCCATAACGTGGACATAGCGAGTCAGTGACCACGAATTTGCGGAGAAGGTTGCTTTTGGAGTTGAGTCGATCTCGGAACAGCAGCCATGCAAAAATCTTCACCCGGTTGGGAACGCATGAAGACCATATTGGGATGGCATGCATTTCATGGGCCGAGTCGTCGGCCATGGTGAGTGAATAGGCTGCCCTGGTGGAGAAGCCTAGGCAACCATTTAGGTAGCGCTCGTCTGGCCCGGGCGACACCTGGAAATCCTGCAGGAGGGACAACACAGAACACAACTCGGCAGCAGCATTAGAGGTTAGGCGGTTCCGTAGGATTGAATCTAAACCGTAGTTAAAAATAGTAGCCACACGAGCTAGGGGTAGGGTGGTGTGAGAGTAAAGGCAGGGGAATAACGTAGCGAGAGGTTTCTGATCAATCCATGTGTCTAGCCAGAAATAAGTGTTTGTGCCGAAGTGTGTTAGTACAAAGGAGATGGCATGTAGTGCTGGGAGTTGCTGGTTTATAGTGCGTCCAATGAAGGAGTGGCTGTTTTGTGGGGCGATAAGAGCATTGGGGTGTTGCAAGGCAATCCAATCTAGCCATGGTGTTGTATTCGGGAGTAGCGCTTTGACCGCGAATTTCATTAACAGACAGTTGTTCTGCTTATATAAGTTTTTGAGGCCTAGACCACCACAGTTTTTTGGTTTGCACACATTTTTCCAAGCAACTAAGCATTGAGCACCGGTGCACGTTTCCTCTGCGGCCCAAAAGAAAGCACGCCTCATCGAGTCTAGGATTTTTATAACGCTTTTGGGGAATGAATGAGTTCGGCAAGATGACTTCGGTTAATGTTGGTGTACTTGGAGAAAGTGAGCACATTTTATAAAAAATGTTATAATTTCAAAAACAATTcactcatttaaaaaaatatttgtgtaGTTTTAGAAATTATCCACGCCTAATGCTTATGTAATTTCAAAGAAGTATTCATGCATTTTCAAACAATCTTCATGTAACTTCAAAATGTGTTCTGGCATAAAAATTGCTTGTGTAAGTATTCTCACATTTAAAAGATGTTCGTGCAATTTTAGAAATATTCATCTATTTTTTGTAACTGTACACCATTTTTAAGAAGTGTTAGGATATTTAATGAAGATGCTCATCTAATTTTGAAAAGGGTCCACAGATTCAAACTTAATTTTCATGTAATTTTAAAAGTGTTTGATatattttttattgaaaatatcaAATTAAGATTAATAAGCCCGAAACTAAACCaacaataaataaaatataaatagaaaaaataaaaggaaagaaaaatgAAATTTTGTTGTAAAACAAGAGAGTGGAACCGGAATGCCACATAAAACCACATGCACTATAAAAGATAAAAGATCTAAGCAAAACCCGAAAAAAGCGAAAGGTAGGAAAGGAACGTGGAGAAAATTATTGTGTTGCCACTTCCGTACTACCCGACCCACTAACTGCACGGCATGGGCGATTTATTGTTATGGTCCATTATAAGCGGTGTATAGCAAACAAGTGCGGTGACCACTCGGAGAGATCCTGTCACGCAGGTGCCCCTAACATGGACTATGGGTGATGAAGAGAAACACAATGAGAAAGCCCACAGGGAGTTGGCTGCGTCCAAGCGCAACGGAAACAAACACAACTCCGTGCTTGAAGGTTgcgcccctctcactctctctcacgAAAAATTTATCTCCGTCACAAGGCTGCTACACCCCACCTCTAGTCTCCGGTAGTTCTCGGTTCTGGACAATGAAGCTCTGATGGATCGGTGACTCCGTACGCGTGGATACCCGTAGGGGATCGTAGCTTCGATCCACAATCGAAAAAAATTCCCACGACTGGGAGGTATAATCTAGCCGCGGGAATGTGCAACAATCTTGACCAACGTCTTCTCTTTGTTGCGGTCGTTGGTAAAGATCTGATCAAACATATTTTCATCTTCATAGTGATCCTGGTTTTTATTTGTAGGCATGATTTTTTTTTGTTATCTACATTTCCAACATGCGCCCCTTCCAATGGTCATTTCGCCCCGTGTGGGTCTGTGCACCAACTATAAATAGCCCCTACCTCTTTTTTTGCCAGAAAAATAGGCCCTACCTCTAACCATTTGTGGTTGGCTGCTCGAGttgaatttcagacaagtgttgTCTTGAGACAAGTGTTGTCTTGAGCATCCCCCTCGCGTCATTCCAGTCAAGAAATCCTAAGTGAGGAAAACCACCCTGAAAGGGCATTTCCTCCCTAAGTGATTTTGGTCTAGATGACAACGCAATTTGCGGTATAATCGTGTGCTTGAGTTATACATGTATATTAGAAAATGCCACAAGATGGTtagatatgttggggaacgtagtaattattcagaaaaattcctacgtgtcaccaagatcaatctaggagatgctagcaacgagagagggggagtgcatcttcatacccttgaagatcgctaagcggaagcgttacaagaacgcgattgatggagtcatactcgcggggattcaaatcgcgaaatatccgatccaagcgccgaacggacggcgcctccgcgttcaacacacgtacaacccgaggatgtctgctccttcttgatccagcaaggggaaggagaagttgagggagaactccaacaacatgacggcatggtggcgatggagctcgtggttctccggcagggcttcgccaagcactacggaaaaaggaagaggtgtagcaggggggagggtcgcgccaggggctagggtctagctcccatgcgcctccccactatatataggggtggagggggctggtttcttgccctccaagtccattggggcattggcaaaggtgagaggaaagaaatcccatcctttcccttccccaccgattgttatccccctttctagggatcttgatcttatcctttcgggatatgatcttattccttctaagggggggatcttggtgcgccttgaccaggggtgtggggactttcccccactacccacgttcatgtgggcccccccatgcaggtgggccccactccggaaccttctagaaccttcccggtacaataccgaaaaaccctGAACATTTTCCTGTGgctaaaataggacttcccatatataaatctttatctccggaccattccggaactcctcgtgacgtccgggatctcatcgatACTTCGAAcgactttcggtaaccacatacaattcccattacaactctagcgtcaccgaaccttaagtgtgtagaccctacgagttcgagaaccatgcagacatgaccgagatgcctctccgaccaataaccaatagcgggatctggatacccatattggctcccacatgttccacgatgatctcatcggatgaaccacgatgttgacgattcaatcaatcccatatacaattccctttgtccatcggtatgttacttgcccgagattcgatcatcgggatccctataccttgttcaatctcgttaccgacaagtctctttactcgttacgtaacgcatgatcccgtggctaactcattagtcacattgagctcattgtgatgatgcattaccgagtgggcccagagatacctctccatcatacggagtgacaaatcccagtctcgattcgtgccaacccaacagacactttcggagatacctgtagtgcacctttatagccacccagttatgttgtgatgtttgatacacccaaagcattactacggtatccgggagttgcacaatctcaaggtctaaggaaagatacttgacattagaaaagctctagcaaacgaactacacgatcttgtgttatgcttaggattgggtcttgtccatcacatcattctcctaatgatgtgattccgttatcaacgacatacaatgtccatggtcaggaaaccacaaccatctattgatcaacgagctagtcaactagtggctcactagggacatattgtggtctatgtattcacacatgtattacggtttccggttaatacaattataacatgaacaattgacaattatcatgaacaaggaaatataataataaacattttattattgcctctagggcatatttccaacagtctcccacttgcactagagtcaataatctagttacattgtgatgaatcaaacacccatagtgttctggtgctgatcatgttttgctcgtggaagaggtttagtcaatgggtctgcaatattcagatccgtatgtactttgcaaatctctaggtcatattgtagatgctacttccacgctccacttggagctgtCCCAAATGGTTGCTtcactatacgtatctggtttgctactcagagtcatccggataggtgttaaagcttgcatcgacgtaaccctttacgccgaactttttatcacctccataaccgtgaaccatttccttattcctctaaggacaattttgactgatgtccaatgatccactcctggatcactcttgtaccccctttccagacacgtggcaaggcacatatcaggtgcggtacacaacatgtcatatcatatagagcctatggctagggcataggggatgaccttcgtcctttctatttcttatgccatggtcgagctttaagtcttaacttcacacctcacaactcaagcaagaactgcttctttgactgatccattttgagctccttcaaaatcatgtcaaggtatgtgctctgtgaaagtcttatcaggcgtcttgatctatagatcttgatacccaatat is a genomic window containing:
- the LOC123092613 gene encoding E3 ubiquitin-protein ligase RDUF2, which produces MASSPVSYWCYHCSRFVRVSPATVVCPDCDGGFLEQFPQPPPPRGGGGSGRRGAMNPVIVLRGGSLSGFELYYEDGSGDGLRPLPGDVSHLLMGSGFHRLLDQFSRLEAAAPRPPASKAAVESMPSVTVAGGGGAHCAVCQEAFEPGAAAREMPCKHVYHQDCILPWLSLRNSCPICRSELPAAAVPEAEADAGLTIWRLPRGGFAVGRFAGGPREQLPVVYTELDGGFSNGVGPRRVTWPEGEGQVDGGEGRIRRVFRNLFGCFGRGGRPESSSQSRSG